TCCTGCCGCAGTGCCTCGGAGAAGGCGGTGATGCCGAACTTCGTGGCGCCGTAGACGCCGCTGTAGGCCGACGCGACCCGGCCCGAGGTCGAGGAGATCTGCACGACGGTGCCCTTGGCCTTCAGCAGGTGCGGCAGTGCCGCGTGGACCATGTACATCGACCCGAGCAGGTTGGTCTCGACCATGCGTGTCCATTCGGCGGTGTCCGCACCCGCGATCGGGCCGTTGAGCATGACGCCGGCGTTGTTCACCAGGACGTCCAGGGCGCCGAAGCGCTCGACGGTCGCGGCGACCGCCGCTCGCACCGACTCCTGGTCGGTCACGTCCAGATCGAGGGTCAGGACCTCGCCCGGCGCCTTGCGCGCGAGGGACTCCAGCCGATCCGCGCGCCGGGCTCCGGCGGCGACGCGGGCCCCCTCCGCCGAGAAGGCCAGCGCTGTGGCCTCGCCGATGCCCGAGGACGCTCCGGTGACGAGGACGACTCTGCCGTTGAACATGTCGTGCACTTTCGGCCTTCCAGTAGGTACGCGGCGACCGCCGGAGCACGGATTCGCCGCGCCCCGGGGTCACCCGGTCACCAGCTAAGACAGGCGACCCGTCCGGGCTGTGACGGCCCATCGAGAAGTGCTCACCCTCGTCGGCGCGGAGCCTGTCACGGATCAGCGGGCTGTCCGGTCTGTCTAGGGGACCGATGCCGCCATTCCATGAAAGGAGAGAAAGACGTGCCATCCTCA
The sequence above is a segment of the Actinomadura coerulea genome. Coding sequences within it:
- a CDS encoding SDR family NAD(P)-dependent oxidoreductase codes for the protein MFNGRVVLVTGASSGIGEATALAFSAEGARVAAGARRADRLESLARKAPGEVLTLDLDVTDQESVRAAVAATVERFGALDVLVNNAGVMLNGPIAGADTAEWTRMVETNLLGSMYMVHAALPHLLKAKGTVVQISSTSGRVASAYSGVYGATKFGITAFSEALRQEVTAQGVRVVVVEPGFVATELISHNTDPAMRALARDMAAAMRTLQPEDIANAVVYAVTQPEHVAVNEILVRPTDQTR